From the genome of Nerophis ophidion isolate RoL-2023_Sa linkage group LG25, RoL_Noph_v1.0, whole genome shotgun sequence, one region includes:
- the arl14ep gene encoding ARL14 effector protein: protein MPVTCASTGCNNKFVKGSEIRFYRFPLSKPSLSAKWVQHLGLKNFIPSANTCLCSDHFAPDCFRDYNGKQFLREDAVPTLFPLGQPQDSSKIELRKRASVTVPREAGSANQMASQAERDKGREPAVQRRDKRSSRGGRGGRGGKQMSDRQNIAGKSRVYDSKGRLLSNGKDLCDCLDVDCAGCFYPCTDCSSRKCGFECRCNRKWLYEQVEVEGGEIIRNKYAF, encoded by the exons ATGCCGGTCACCTGTGCGTCGACGGGGTGCAATAATAAGTTTGTGAAGGGGTCGGAAATCAGATTTTATAG GTTTCCACTGAGCAAACCTTCCCTTTCCGCCAAATGGGTCCAGCACCTTGGTTTGAAAAACTTCATCCCATCAGCCAACACCTGCCTGTGCTCAGACCATTTCGCACCTGACTGCTTCAGGGACTACAATGGCAAACAGTTCCTCAGGGAGGACGCAGTGCCGACCTTGTTCCCTCTTGGGCAACCCCAAGACTCCTCAAAG ATCGAACTACGGAAACGGGCCTCAGTGACAGTACCCAGGGAAGCCGGTTCCGCAAATCAAATGGCATCACAAGCAGAGAGAGACAAAGGGCGGGAGCCTGCCGTTCAACGCAGGGACAAAAGAAGCTCAAGA GGTGGACGCGGAGGCCGTGGGGGAAAACAGATGTCTGATAG GCAGAACATCGCAGGCAAGAGCAGAGTTTATGACAGCAAAGGTCGACTGTTGTCCAACGGCAAGGACCTGTGTGACTGTTTGGACGTGGACTGCGCGGGCTGCTTCTATCCCTGCACCGACTGTAGCTCACGCAAGTGCGGGTTTGAGTGCCGATGTAACAGGAAGTGGCTTTACGAGCAGGTAGAAGTGGAGGGAGGTGAGATCATTCGCAACAAGTATGCTTTTTAA